A DNA window from Helianthus annuus cultivar XRQ/B chromosome 15, HanXRQr2.0-SUNRISE, whole genome shotgun sequence contains the following coding sequences:
- the LOC110865865 gene encoding uncharacterized protein LOC110865865, which yields MSSGRQFRSRSRKDLPTSQPFMLHTDTEFETKSTPNNLCCALNGLSAAQKADLKDMGFASLTAFNIHKIPVGLGRWLLVNYSHETNELNVGSHVIKVTTSKVHDVFGVPMGDIPVYEHKRKRMTDVFREEWKNQFFQTSVTINDVIQKLKLQRQGGKLFKLNFLVLFNSIMGETTKRANVNPKFLASIRDEGDICKMDWCSYMITCLNRTKEGWNGKEPYYGPLTFLAVLYAHELQLKRNPENAITPAIKYVTNDYLVDLESSLHGKGLISNDNVEAHVQMDEGQTAVDQNVNVSRDKEDEIQFHSTNADVTSVQTGLLSYLKLPAGDATRNFTERRITHCNQLESLRDENLLDGDDIQMIEPKQEECELDEDASRTSDSLENLSARKSGMVYVKTYKVNRDIAPTLIDIMRKHGDIAAACVLTSDLKSSILESVCKIYRRIQTNGIVEMLEEEKRVSDAKTLNIDVSWLEPLFEDVRKRKEANKRYGLCLEMKVGIVMAKRVAQKDLRDRRAELVAAQERLEAAERRVAAMHLVEKNLTDRLHESESELGK from the exons ATGAGTTCCGGACGCCAGTTTAGAAGCCGGTCAAGAAAGGACCTACCAACATCACAACCGTTTATGTTACATACAGACACGGAATTTGAAACAAAAAGCACGCCAAACAACTTGTGTTGTGCCTTAAATGGGTTGAGTGCTGCTCAAAAGGCTGATTTAAAGGATATGGGATTTGCATCTCTAACAGCTTTTAACATACACAAGATACCAGTGGGATTGGGGCGTTGGTTGTTGGTCAACTATTCTCATGAAACGAACGAATTAAACGTTGGCAGCCATGTGATTAAAGTAACAACGTCAAAGGTTCATGATGTTTTCGGAGTTCCTATGGGGGATATTCCTGTATATGAACATAAAAGGAAGAGAATGACAGACGTTTTTAGAGAAGAATGGAAGAACCAGTTCTTTCAAACGAGTGTAACTATTAACGATGTAATTCAAAAGCTTAAATTACAAAGGCAAGGTGGAAAACTTTTCAAGCTTAACTTCCTTGTTCTTTTTAACTCTATCATGGGCGAGACAACGAAGCGTGCAAACGTAAATCCAAAATTTCTTGCATCAATCAGGGATGAAGGCGACATTTGTAAAATGGATTGGTGTAGTTATATGATCACTTGCTTGAATAGAACTAAAGAGGGATGGAACGGTAAAGAGCCGTATTATGGCCCGTTGACTTTTCTTGCG GTACTATACGCACACGAACTGCAACTGAAACGTAATCCGGAAAACGCAATAACTCCGGCCATAAAATATGTGACAAATGATTACTTAGTTGATCTTGAAAGTTCTTTACATGGCAAAGGACTGATTTCCAATGATAACGTTGAAGCTCACGTTCAAATGGATGAAGGTCAAACTGCTGTTGACCAAAATGTTAATGTGTCTCGAGACAAGGAAGATGAAATTCAGTTTCATTCAACCAATGCTGATGTGACTTCTGTTCAAACTGGTCTTTTATCATATCTAAAGTTACCTGCCGGTGATGCTACTCGGAATTTCACGGAAAGACGCATCACCCATTGTAACCAACTTGAATCGCTTAGAGACGAGAAT TTACTCGATGGTGATGATATACAAATGATAGAACCCAAGCAGGAAGAATGTGAGTTGGATGAAGATGCGTCTCGTACGTCTGATTCT CTGGAAAATCTCTCGGCTCGTAAAAGTGGGATGGTTTATGTAAAAACATACAAAGTGAATCGAGATATTGCACCAACTCTCATAGACATTATGAGGAAACATGGGGACATTGCAGCTGCATGTGTCTTGACCTCGGATTTGAAATCATCCATCCTCGAGTCTGTTTGTAAAATTTACAGGCGGATTCAAACCAATGGCATTGTGGAAATGTTAGAAGAAGAGAAGCGGGTCTCAGATGCAAAGACACTCAATATTGATGTGTCATGGCTTGAACCTCTATTTGAAGATGTCCGCAAGAGAAAAGAGGCCAATAAACGGTACGGTTTGTGTTTGGAAATGAAAGTAGGCATCGTTATGGCTAAAAGAGTTGCCCAGAAGGATCTGAGAGACAGACGTGCAGAGCTTGTGGCTGCACAAGAACGGCTTGAAGCGGCTGAAAGGCGTGTGGCAGCGATGCATCTTGTTGAGAAGAATCTAACTGACCGTCTCCATGAATCTGAATCTGAGCTGGGCAAATGA
- the LOC110945010 gene encoding glutathione transferase GST 23, producing the protein MEKVKLFATWSSPFVKRIIWALKLKNIEHEIIYEDLANKSPELLKYNPIHKKVPVLVHNEIPICESLVILEYIDETWKDARPLLPKDPLDKANQRFWAKFSDDQVLPSFYGYIMKQGNEKEEAKETTLAHLKRVEQLVSEKKFLSGESVGFLDLAFGWLAENSRPLEVITGLKLFDEDTFPNLCAWRDKFLEVPAIKESWPDQETLIAKYQEINLSKGK; encoded by the exons ATGGAAAAGGTGAAGCTATTCGCAACATGGTCAAGCCCGTTCGTTAAAAGGATCATTTGGGCATTGAAATTGAAAAACATTGAGCATGAAATCATATACGAAGATCTTGCCAATAAGAGTCCCGAACTCTTAAAGTACAACCCTATTCACAAGAAGGTACCTGTACTAGTGCATAATGAAATTCCCATATGTGAATCGCTTGTTATTCTTGAGTATATCGACGAGACATGGAAGGATGCTCGTCCCTTGTTACCTAAAGATCCTCTCGATAAAGCCAACCAACGTTTCTGGGCCAAATTCAGTGATGACCAG GTTTTGCCATCATTCTATGGTTATATTATGAAGCAAGGGAACGAGAAAGAGGAAGCGAAAGAAACAACATTGGCCCATCTAAAACGAGTAGAACAACTGGTAAGTGAAAAGAAATTCTTAAGTGGGGAAAGCGTTGGATTCTTAGATCTGGCTTTCGGGTGGCTGGCTGAAAATTCGCGTCCCTTAGAAGTGATAACCGGTCTCAAACTGTTTGATGAAGATACATTTCCAAACTTATGTGCATGGAGGGATAAGTTCCTTGAGGTCCCTGCAATTAAAGAAAGCTGGCCTGATCAAGAAACTCTTATAGCCAAGTATCAAGAAATCAACTTAAGTAAAGGCAAATAA